In a genomic window of Flavobacterium sp. KACC 22761:
- a CDS encoding anhydro-N-acetylmuramic acid kinase produces MNKNITALYKIAQKETRKIIGLMSGTSLDGLDLALCEVSGEGENTAVKIEHFETIDYSEDIKTEIRKVFAKKTIDFQHLVLLNEWIADLHAGMINDCLSKWNIPASEVDLIASHGQTVLHAPKFLHQQEKFPNATLQIGDGDHIAVKTGIITLSDFRQKHVAGGGEGAPLAVYGDYLLCSKKGENRIMLNMGGIANFTYLPASQNAEEVFVTDTGTANTLIDIFTKQFFPEKSFDKDAEIAKSGVVNQELLIELKSDAFFKQSFPKTIGQELFNHEFVNSALVKLGLENISAPDLLATLTRLSAETIAEAVLFVVENTKTPIEEFTVYMSGGGARNPLLVSWLQELLPFKFEKSDVLGISSDAKEAVLFAVLANETIAGGNYNFGSKKGIPSITMGKISFPD; encoded by the coding sequence ATGAATAAAAACATAACCGCCCTCTACAAAATAGCTCAAAAAGAAACGCGAAAAATAATAGGCTTAATGTCAGGAACTTCACTAGACGGACTTGACTTGGCGCTTTGTGAAGTTTCTGGCGAAGGCGAAAATACGGCTGTTAAAATCGAACACTTTGAAACTATCGATTATAGCGAAGATATTAAAACAGAAATCAGAAAGGTGTTTGCTAAAAAGACAATCGATTTTCAGCATTTGGTTTTATTAAACGAATGGATTGCCGATTTACACGCAGGGATGATCAACGATTGTCTTTCAAAATGGAATATTCCCGCAAGCGAAGTCGATTTGATTGCTTCGCACGGACAAACGGTTTTGCATGCGCCAAAGTTTTTGCATCAGCAGGAAAAATTTCCAAATGCGACTTTGCAAATTGGAGATGGTGATCATATTGCGGTAAAAACCGGAATTATCACTTTATCTGATTTCAGACAAAAACACGTTGCAGGCGGTGGCGAAGGTGCGCCTTTGGCCGTTTATGGCGATTATTTGTTGTGCAGCAAAAAAGGCGAAAACCGAATCATGCTCAACATGGGTGGCATTGCAAATTTTACTTATTTACCCGCTTCTCAAAACGCCGAGGAAGTTTTTGTAACCGATACCGGAACGGCAAATACTTTAATCGATATTTTCACCAAACAGTTTTTCCCTGAAAAAAGCTTCGACAAAGATGCCGAAATCGCTAAAAGTGGCGTTGTAAACCAAGAACTTTTAATCGAATTAAAAAGTGACGCTTTTTTCAAACAAAGCTTTCCTAAAACCATTGGCCAGGAATTATTCAACCACGAATTTGTGAACTCGGCTTTGGTAAAATTAGGATTAGAAAACATTTCGGCACCAGATTTGCTGGCCACTTTAACGCGCCTTAGTGCCGAGACAATTGCCGAAGCGGTTCTGTTTGTAGTAGAAAACACTAAAACTCCAATCGAAGAGTTTACCGTTTATATGTCCGGCGGTGGCGCACGAAATCCGTTGTTGGTAAGTTGGTTACAGGAATTATTGCCTTTTAAATTTGAAAAAAGCGACGTTCTCGGAATTTCGAGCGATGCAAAAGAAGCGGTTTTGTTTGCTGTTTTGGCGAATGAAACGATTGCTGGAGGAAATTATAATTTTGGTTCAAAAAAAGGAATTCCATCGATAACAATGGGAAAGATTTCTTTTCCTGATTAA
- a CDS encoding amino acid permease codes for MAFSSLFRKKTVQDILKQVAKNEADGHEALGKHLTTKDLTAFGIAAIVGAGIFSTIGKASADGGPAVIFLFLFTALACSFAAFAYAEFASMVPVSGSAYTYSYVAFGEIIAWIIGWALIMEYAVGNITVAISWSDYFTGLLQSGGIHLPQWIQMDYLTASNGFNDAEALMRGGKSFENLSTALQQAHTAWTTAPTIESFHFVTDLPALFIIILITALVYRGMKESRNASNLMVVVKLCVVLLVIAVGVFYVDTANWDPFAPNGVGGVLKGVSAVFFAYIGFDAISTTAEECKNPQRDLPRGMMWAIIICTLLYIAIALVLTGMVKYHELNVGDPLAFVFDKLDLKWMSGIIAVSAVVAMASVLLVFQMGQPRIWMSMSRDGLLPKKFSTVHPKFKTPSFATIVTGFVVAIPALFLNLTMVTDLCSIGTLFAFVLVCAGVLVLQNKPEIPRGKFKTPYINSKFILPVLMIAGLYYAFAFNNKATMAFINNEPQIYDATSIVTSLDKSESEKVFKYLESIEVNNKTAETSDLEHLLGQYQDDDVKYAEVVKGLPIADSAKYESGFSLFKHKIPMWIFLFVLIGLAVWAFRKNLSLIPLLGLICCLYMMAELSVWNWIYFTVWLIIGLLIYFGYSRKNSKLNTQVVS; via the coding sequence ATGGCATTTTCAAGTTTATTCCGAAAGAAAACGGTGCAGGATATTCTGAAGCAAGTTGCAAAGAATGAAGCAGATGGACATGAGGCATTGGGGAAACACCTTACAACCAAAGATTTAACTGCTTTTGGAATTGCAGCAATTGTGGGAGCAGGTATTTTCAGTACAATCGGAAAAGCAAGTGCAGATGGTGGACCAGCTGTTATTTTCTTGTTTTTGTTTACAGCTTTGGCTTGTAGTTTTGCCGCTTTTGCTTACGCCGAATTTGCTTCAATGGTTCCGGTTTCAGGAAGTGCTTATACGTATTCTTATGTTGCTTTTGGAGAAATAATTGCCTGGATAATTGGTTGGGCTTTAATCATGGAATATGCCGTCGGGAATATTACCGTGGCGATATCGTGGAGTGACTATTTTACCGGACTGCTCCAGAGTGGCGGAATTCATCTTCCACAATGGATTCAGATGGATTATTTAACTGCTTCAAATGGATTTAATGATGCAGAAGCTTTAATGCGAGGCGGAAAATCTTTCGAAAATTTAAGTACGGCTTTGCAGCAAGCTCATACAGCTTGGACAACAGCACCAACAATAGAATCTTTTCATTTTGTTACTGATTTGCCAGCTTTATTCATTATTATTCTGATTACTGCTTTGGTTTACAGAGGAATGAAAGAATCTCGTAATGCAAGTAATTTAATGGTTGTGGTAAAACTTTGCGTAGTACTTTTAGTAATTGCAGTTGGTGTATTTTATGTAGACACTGCAAACTGGGATCCGTTTGCGCCAAATGGAGTTGGAGGGGTTTTAAAAGGGGTTTCAGCGGTTTTCTTCGCTTATATTGGTTTTGACGCTATTTCAACAACTGCCGAAGAATGTAAAAACCCGCAGCGTGATTTGCCACGCGGTATGATGTGGGCGATTATAATTTGTACGCTTTTATATATTGCTATTGCTTTGGTTTTAACCGGAATGGTAAAATACCACGAGTTAAATGTTGGAGATCCTCTTGCATTTGTTTTCGATAAATTGGACTTGAAATGGATGTCGGGAATAATTGCAGTTAGTGCAGTTGTGGCAATGGCGAGCGTTTTATTGGTTTTCCAAATGGGACAGCCTCGTATCTGGATGAGTATGAGCCGTGATGGTTTATTGCCAAAGAAATTCTCTACCGTTCACCCAAAATTCAAAACACCATCTTTTGCTACAATTGTAACCGGTTTTGTCGTAGCGATTCCGGCTTTATTTCTGAATCTTACAATGGTAACAGATTTGTGCAGTATTGGGACTTTATTTGCCTTTGTATTAGTTTGTGCTGGAGTTTTGGTATTGCAGAACAAACCCGAAATTCCAAGAGGAAAATTCAAAACACCTTATATAAATTCAAAATTTATTCTGCCGGTTTTAATGATTGCCGGATTGTATTATGCTTTTGCATTCAACAATAAGGCTACAATGGCATTTATCAATAACGAGCCACAGATTTACGATGCAACTTCGATTGTAACTTCTTTAGATAAATCAGAATCTGAAAAAGTTTTCAAATATTTAGAAAGTATTGAAGTAAACAATAAAACAGCCGAAACTTCAGATTTAGAACATTTATTAGGACAATACCAAGACGACGATGTAAAATATGCTGAAGTTGTAAAAGGATTACCTATTGCAGATTCTGCTAAATATGAATCAGGTTTTAGTTTATTTAAACACAAAATTCCAATGTGGATTTTCTTATTTGTTTTAATTGGATTAGCGGTTTGGGCATTCAGAAAAAATCTGTCTTTGATTCCGCTTTTAGGATTAATTTGCTGTTTGTATATGATGGCCGAATTAAGCGTTTGGAACTGGATTTATTTTACAGTTTGGTTGATAATCGGGCTTCTGATTTATTTTGGCTACAGCCGAAAAAACAGTAAACTGAATACTCAAGTTGTGAGTTAG
- a CDS encoding DUF695 domain-containing protein, which translates to MSFLSKILGKKESPISSYSDFWNWFLKYEKEFFKVVQKGDNINEGFFKKLSPKLDEIHEEIYFLTGMFDKNTAELILTPDGAIRNIFLVEELVNAAPKINGWKFTSLKPSCDIKDVSITMGGFKFNSDNLKFYPNLHKDYPDEIDLTIVYDDFVEDKKSIQTNGIYIFLDNFLGELHSITLIDSLKIVSKNDISEELIPIEKLKDYLIWREKEFVEKYEGVRHDTENDNYSSLEAKTKDGDVVLAIVNSDILDWDKKASHPWVLSIEISFDGSNNNGMPNNEDYQLLNDIEDEIMLDLRDLDGYLNVGRETSAGKREIHFACKEFRKPPKVLNVIIKKYDQFEITYEIYKDKYWQSFKHLEHN; encoded by the coding sequence ATGAGTTTTCTTAGTAAAATATTGGGTAAAAAAGAATCGCCAATAAGTTCATATAGTGATTTCTGGAATTGGTTTTTAAAATATGAAAAAGAGTTTTTCAAAGTTGTCCAAAAAGGAGACAATATAAACGAAGGTTTCTTTAAAAAGTTAAGTCCAAAACTGGATGAAATTCATGAGGAAATTTATTTTTTGACAGGAATGTTTGATAAAAATACTGCGGAATTGATTTTAACACCTGACGGTGCAATTAGAAATATTTTTTTAGTAGAAGAACTTGTTAATGCAGCTCCTAAAATTAATGGCTGGAAGTTTACGTCGCTTAAACCTTCATGTGATATTAAAGACGTAAGCATTACTATGGGGGGATTTAAGTTTAATAGTGATAATTTAAAGTTTTATCCTAATTTACATAAAGATTATCCAGATGAAATTGATTTAACGATTGTCTACGACGATTTTGTTGAAGATAAAAAGTCAATACAAACTAATGGTATTTACATTTTTCTAGATAACTTTTTAGGAGAATTACATTCAATAACTTTAATCGATAGTTTAAAAATAGTTAGTAAAAACGATATTTCCGAGGAATTAATTCCTATTGAAAAATTAAAAGATTATTTAATCTGGAGAGAAAAAGAATTCGTAGAAAAATATGAAGGAGTAAGACATGATACGGAAAATGATAATTATTCTAGTCTAGAAGCAAAAACAAAAGATGGAGATGTTGTTTTAGCTATAGTTAATAGTGATATTTTAGACTGGGATAAAAAAGCTTCTCATCCGTGGGTTTTAAGTATTGAAATTTCTTTTGATGGAAGTAATAATAATGGAATGCCAAATAATGAAGATTATCAATTATTGAACGATATTGAAGATGAAATTATGCTTGATCTTAGAGATTTAGATGGTTATTTGAATGTGGGAAGAGAGACAAGCGCTGGTAAACGAGAAATCCATTTTGCTTGTAAAGAATTTAGGAAACCGCCGAAAGTTTTGAATGTCATAATTAAGAAGTATGATCAGTTTGAGATAACTTACGAAATATATAAAGACAAATATTGGCAATCTTTCAAACATCTTGAGCATAATTAA
- a CDS encoding aminotransferase class I/II-fold pyridoxal phosphate-dependent enzyme yields the protein MKNFNPADKIQDLQYFGEFGGVNPSISDSSTYTFLSAKTMFDTFEGNMEGCYLYSRHSSPSNLYLDQALAAMEGTETANVSASGMGAITPTLLQLCSAGDHIVSSRTIYGGTYAFLKNFTPRFGIETSFVDITKLNAVEAAITPKTKVLYCETVSNPLLEVANIAGLAQIAKKHNLKLVVDNTFSPLSVSPAKLGADIVIHSLTKYINGSSDTVGGVTCASKEFINSLKNVNSGASMLLGPTMDSLRSASVMKNLRTLHIRIKQHSHNAHFLADMFEKDGLKTVYPGLKSHPSHELYKTMINPEYGFGGMLTIDVGSLEKANELMELMQERNLGYLAVSLGFYKTLFSAPGTSTSSEIPLEEQKEMGLTDGLIRFSIGLDNDIDRTYMMMKECMIELGILNSTEIRKEVYAEVR from the coding sequence ATGAAAAACTTCAACCCAGCAGATAAAATTCAGGATTTGCAATATTTTGGAGAATTTGGTGGCGTGAACCCGTCGATTTCTGACTCTTCTACTTATACTTTTCTTTCGGCTAAAACCATGTTTGATACTTTTGAGGGCAATATGGAAGGCTGTTATTTGTACTCGCGCCATTCATCTCCAAGTAATTTATATTTAGATCAAGCTTTGGCAGCAATGGAAGGAACAGAAACAGCAAACGTTTCAGCTTCGGGAATGGGAGCGATTACACCTACCCTATTGCAATTGTGCAGTGCTGGCGACCATATCGTTTCGAGTCGAACGATTTATGGAGGAACTTATGCTTTCTTGAAAAATTTCACTCCAAGATTTGGGATTGAAACTAGCTTTGTTGACATCACAAAACTGAATGCTGTAGAAGCGGCAATTACGCCAAAAACCAAGGTTTTATACTGCGAAACAGTTAGCAACCCTCTTCTTGAAGTGGCAAATATTGCTGGTTTGGCACAAATTGCTAAAAAGCATAATTTAAAACTGGTTGTCGATAATACGTTTTCGCCTTTATCGGTTTCTCCAGCAAAATTAGGTGCTGACATTGTGATTCACAGTTTGACAAAATACATTAACGGAAGCAGTGATACGGTTGGTGGCGTGACTTGCGCTTCTAAAGAATTTATCAATTCGCTGAAAAATGTAAATTCGGGAGCAAGTATGCTTTTGGGACCAACGATGGATAGTTTGCGTTCTGCAAGTGTGATGAAAAACCTTAGAACACTTCATATCCGAATTAAACAGCACAGTCATAATGCGCATTTTCTGGCTGATATGTTTGAAAAAGACGGTTTAAAAACGGTTTATCCAGGATTGAAAAGCCACCCAAGCCATGAATTGTACAAAACGATGATCAATCCTGAATATGGTTTTGGAGGTATGTTGACAATTGACGTTGGAAGTTTGGAAAAAGCTAATGAATTAATGGAATTAATGCAAGAAAGAAATCTTGGTTATCTGGCAGTTAGTTTAGGTTTTTACAAAACGCTTTTCAGTGCACCGGGAACCTCAACTTCTAGCGAAATTCCGCTTGAAGAACAGAAAGAAATGGGATTAACCGATGGTTTGATTCGTTTTTCTATTGGCTTGGACAATGATATTGATCGTACTTATATGATGATGAAGGAATGTATGATTGAGCTTGGGATTTTAAATTCCACAGAGATTCGCAAAGAAGTTTACGCAGAGGTTCGCTAA
- a CDS encoding Lrp/AsnC family transcriptional regulator, with protein MTLDEIDKKLLVLLQTDSKKTNKELSLKLNLSVTAVYERIKKLEREGIIKNYAALVDKSKIEKGFVVFCHLKLIQHTKEFLTKFESEVIKLNEVLECHHVSGDYDYILKVLVKDMEAYREFLVTKLTSLQHIGSTQSMFMISEVKNSTVISF; from the coding sequence ATGACTTTAGACGAAATCGATAAAAAACTCTTGGTTTTACTGCAAACCGACAGTAAAAAGACTAACAAAGAATTGTCTTTAAAACTGAATTTATCTGTAACCGCAGTTTACGAACGAATTAAAAAGCTAGAACGCGAAGGCATTATAAAAAACTATGCAGCATTAGTTGATAAATCTAAAATTGAAAAAGGATTTGTGGTTTTTTGCCATTTAAAATTGATTCAGCACACAAAAGAATTCTTAACCAAATTCGAAAGTGAAGTAATCAAACTAAATGAAGTTTTAGAATGCCACCACGTAAGTGGCGATTATGATTATATTTTGAAAGTTCTGGTAAAAGATATGGAAGCGTACAGAGAGTTTTTAGTAACTAAATTAACTTCGTTACAGCATATAGGCAGTACGCAAAGCATGTTTATGATTAGCGAGGTGAAGAATTCGACGGTGATTTCGTTCTAA
- a CDS encoding FAD-binding and (Fe-S)-binding domain-containing protein: protein MSILKDLEQLAGELEGTLLYDDLHKTLYSTDASVYRIRPNAVALPKSTADISKLIRFAAKHNISITPRTAGTSLAGQAVGDGLVVDVSKHFTKILGYNADKKTVTVQPGVIRDELNLFLKPYGVFFAPITSTSNRAMIGGMVGNNSSGTTSIRYGVTRDKIAEVKAILSDGTEVAFGELTSAEFIEKTKGDSLENKIYKSVYDELSVKENQEEIIKEFPKPEIHRRNTGYAVDILLKSELFGGTEPTINLGKLLCGSEGTLAFTTEVTLKVDDLPPPHSIMVVAHYHTIQESLESVVVAMKHHLYTCEMIDDTILDCTKTNREHIKNRFFLVGEPKAIMLFEVASYTLEDAEKQADALIADLEKNNFGYALVKIYGNDIDKANELRKAGLGLLGSIVGDDKAADSIEDTAVELSDLPAYIAEFSAMMLRHGQEAIYYAHAGAGELHLRPVLNLKKTSDLKLFRTIATEVAHLVKKYRGSLSGEHGDGIVRGEFIPFMIGDKNYELLKRLKLAFDPNSVLNIGKIVNALKMDENHRVVSGRVEPDIKTFQDFSDSLGILRAAEKCNGSGDCRKMPSAGGAMCPSYRATRNEKETTRARANALREYLTYSEKENKFDQKELYEVFELCVSCKACASECPSNVDVATLKAEFLYQYQKANGFSTRNKIFANNAKLNKMGSKFPSITNFISNQFLVKKTMGIAPERQVPLLAKKTFRKWYENNKPKNADFPNGRLYLFVDEFTNYYDVNIGIDAFELLTKLGYEVLIVNHEESGRTYLSKGFLEEAKKITDINVNIFKDLISAKAPLIGIEPSAILTFRDEYLRLASDKENAERISQNAFTIEEFFKKEIIDGKITSNSFSEETKEIKIHGHCHQKSLSSVEATFAMLNLPKNNTVTIYNSGCCGMAGSFGYEKEHYKVSMQMGEDTLFPKVRNTAENVKIAAAGTSCRHQIYDGTKREAQHPVSILRNCLK, encoded by the coding sequence ATGTCAATACTTAAGGATTTAGAGCAATTAGCCGGCGAACTCGAGGGCACACTTTTATACGATGATCTTCATAAAACACTTTATTCGACAGATGCATCGGTGTACCGGATTCGGCCAAATGCGGTGGCTTTGCCTAAATCTACAGCAGATATCAGCAAATTAATTCGTTTTGCGGCGAAGCATAATATTTCGATTACGCCAAGAACCGCCGGAACGTCACTTGCCGGACAAGCTGTTGGCGACGGACTTGTAGTTGATGTTTCGAAACATTTTACCAAAATACTAGGATATAATGCCGATAAAAAAACGGTGACGGTTCAGCCTGGCGTTATTCGCGATGAACTGAATTTATTTTTGAAACCTTACGGCGTTTTCTTTGCGCCAATTACATCAACGTCAAATCGTGCCATGATTGGCGGAATGGTAGGAAATAATTCTTCAGGAACAACTTCAATTCGTTATGGTGTTACGCGTGATAAAATTGCCGAGGTTAAAGCGATTTTAAGCGACGGAACCGAAGTAGCTTTTGGCGAATTGACTTCGGCAGAATTTATCGAGAAAACCAAAGGCGATTCTTTAGAAAATAAAATCTACAAAAGCGTTTATGATGAACTTTCAGTTAAAGAAAATCAGGAAGAAATTATAAAAGAGTTTCCGAAACCGGAAATTCACAGACGAAATACGGGTTACGCAGTTGATATTTTGCTAAAATCTGAATTATTTGGCGGAACTGAACCAACTATCAATCTCGGAAAACTGCTTTGTGGAAGTGAAGGAACTTTGGCCTTTACAACCGAAGTAACTTTAAAAGTAGACGATTTACCGCCACCTCACAGCATTATGGTTGTGGCGCATTATCATACAATTCAGGAATCTTTAGAATCGGTTGTTGTCGCAATGAAACATCATTTATACACTTGCGAAATGATCGACGATACGATTTTGGATTGTACCAAAACGAATCGTGAACATATTAAAAACCGTTTCTTTTTGGTTGGAGAACCAAAAGCAATTATGTTGTTTGAAGTCGCATCATATACTTTGGAAGATGCCGAAAAACAAGCCGACGCTTTAATTGCTGATTTGGAAAAAAATAATTTTGGTTATGCGCTCGTAAAAATTTACGGAAACGATATTGACAAAGCCAATGAATTGAGAAAAGCAGGTCTCGGGCTTTTAGGAAGTATTGTAGGTGATGATAAAGCAGCCGATTCTATTGAAGATACAGCGGTAGAATTGAGTGATTTGCCAGCTTATATTGCAGAATTTTCGGCGATGATGTTGCGCCACGGACAAGAAGCGATTTATTACGCACATGCCGGAGCAGGAGAATTGCATTTGCGTCCGGTTTTGAACTTGAAGAAAACATCAGACTTAAAATTATTCAGAACCATTGCGACGGAAGTAGCGCATTTGGTAAAAAAATATAGAGGTTCTTTAAGCGGCGAACACGGTGACGGAATTGTGCGTGGCGAGTTTATTCCGTTTATGATTGGTGACAAGAATTATGAATTGCTGAAAAGATTAAAACTGGCATTTGATCCAAATTCGGTTCTAAATATCGGGAAGATTGTCAACGCCTTGAAGATGGACGAAAACCATCGTGTGGTTTCGGGTAGAGTAGAGCCGGATATTAAAACATTTCAGGATTTCTCAGACAGTTTAGGGATTTTGCGCGCAGCTGAAAAATGCAACGGTTCTGGCGATTGCCGAAAAATGCCATCGGCAGGAGGAGCAATGTGTCCGAGTTATCGTGCGACCAGAAATGAGAAAGAAACGACTCGTGCGAGAGCGAATGCATTACGAGAATATTTGACGTATTCTGAAAAAGAAAACAAATTTGACCAAAAAGAATTATATGAAGTTTTTGAGTTGTGCGTAAGTTGCAAAGCTTGCGCGAGTGAATGTCCGAGTAACGTAGATGTTGCAACTTTAAAAGCAGAATTTTTATACCAGTACCAAAAAGCAAATGGATTTTCTACACGAAATAAGATTTTTGCCAACAACGCTAAACTGAACAAAATGGGAAGCAAATTCCCATCAATCACAAATTTTATTTCGAATCAGTTTTTGGTTAAAAAAACAATGGGAATTGCGCCGGAAAGACAAGTTCCGTTATTGGCGAAAAAGACTTTTAGAAAATGGTATGAAAACAACAAACCTAAAAATGCTGATTTTCCAAACGGACGATTGTATTTGTTTGTTGATGAATTTACCAATTATTACGACGTCAATATCGGAATTGATGCTTTCGAATTATTGACGAAATTAGGTTACGAAGTTTTAATCGTAAATCACGAAGAAAGCGGCAGAACATATTTATCAAAAGGATTTTTGGAAGAAGCCAAAAAGATAACGGATATCAATGTCAATATTTTCAAAGATTTGATTTCTGCGAAAGCACCATTAATAGGAATTGAACCTTCGGCAATTTTGACTTTTAGAGATGAATATTTGCGATTAGCATCGGATAAGGAAAATGCTGAACGTATTTCGCAAAATGCTTTTACAATCGAAGAATTCTTCAAAAAAGAAATCATTGATGGAAAAATAACTTCGAATTCATTTTCTGAAGAAACGAAAGAAATCAAAATTCACGGACATTGCCATCAAAAATCGTTGAGTTCTGTCGAAGCGACTTTTGCCATGCTGAATCTTCCTAAAAATAACACAGTTACGATTTATAATTCAGGCTGTTGCGGCATGGCGGGTTCTTTTGGTTATGAAAAAGAACATTATAAAGTAAGTATGCAAATGGGAGAAGATACCTTATTCCCAAAAGTGAGAAACACTGCCGAAAATGTAAAAATCGCTGCTGCAGGAACAAGTTGTCGCCATCAAATTTATGACGGAACAAAACGTGAAGCGCAACATCCGGTTAGTATTTTGAGGAATTGCTTGAAGTAG
- a CDS encoding Gfo/Idh/MocA family oxidoreductase, with protein sequence MEKITRRSFVNKFGLGVGASVVMTTLPSFITETEKVHKPYTGKKLNIALCGLGNYASLLAEGLQVSEYCQLTGIVTGTPSKAEIWKKKYNIPEKNIYNYENFDSIIKNKDIDLVYVVTPNALHKEFTVRAAKAGKHVIVEKPMAITIEDCEEMIKACNDNNVQLAMGYRLHYEPNHLEIKRLGQEKVLGQVRYIETGLGYSTYDIRDINKPVDLSARNEWRLTKKWAGGGALINLGVYCIQVSRYVLGEEPIAVTAQFGHIDNKNRFAQVEENITWQMEFPSGAMANCSSSYGFGIDRFYAAADEGFFEMSPAVSYGPFIGKRSDGKPFNFPVINQQQTQMDEICKVILANQKLPNHITGEEGIKDVRIINAIYKAAETGKKIKL encoded by the coding sequence ATGGAAAAAATTACGAGACGTTCTTTTGTAAATAAATTTGGGCTTGGTGTTGGAGCTTCGGTTGTCATGACGACACTTCCTTCTTTTATCACCGAAACCGAAAAAGTTCATAAACCTTACACTGGAAAAAAATTAAATATTGCTTTGTGTGGCCTCGGAAACTATGCGTCATTATTGGCTGAAGGACTTCAGGTTTCTGAATATTGCCAGCTAACCGGAATCGTTACGGGAACGCCTTCTAAAGCAGAAATATGGAAAAAGAAATATAATATTCCCGAAAAGAACATTTATAACTACGAAAACTTCGATTCAATCATAAAAAACAAAGACATTGATTTGGTTTATGTTGTAACTCCAAATGCGTTGCATAAAGAATTTACTGTACGCGCTGCAAAAGCAGGAAAACATGTTATTGTCGAAAAACCAATGGCTATTACTATTGAAGATTGCGAAGAAATGATTAAAGCCTGCAACGATAACAACGTACAATTGGCAATGGGTTATCGCTTGCACTACGAACCGAATCATTTAGAAATAAAACGATTGGGACAAGAAAAAGTTTTAGGGCAGGTTCGTTATATTGAAACTGGTCTAGGTTATAGCACCTATGATATTCGTGACATTAATAAACCAGTCGATTTAAGCGCACGCAATGAATGGAGGCTTACTAAAAAATGGGCAGGTGGTGGTGCTTTAATCAATTTAGGTGTTTATTGCATACAGGTTTCCCGTTATGTTTTAGGCGAAGAACCGATTGCCGTCACTGCACAATTTGGACATATAGACAACAAAAACAGATTTGCACAGGTTGAAGAAAATATTACTTGGCAAATGGAATTTCCGAGTGGCGCCATGGCTAACTGTAGTAGTTCGTATGGCTTCGGAATTGACCGATTTTATGCTGCTGCCGATGAAGGTTTCTTTGAAATGAGTCCTGCTGTAAGTTATGGGCCTTTTATAGGCAAAAGATCAGATGGAAAACCGTTTAATTTCCCGGTTATAAACCAACAGCAAACCCAAATGGATGAAATTTGCAAAGTGATTTTAGCAAACCAAAAACTCCCAAATCATATTACGGGTGAAGAAGGAATTAAAGATGTTAGAATTATAAATGCGATCTATAAAGCTGCTGAAACAGGGAAGAAGATTAAACTTTAA